A window of the Haloquadratum walsbyi C23 genome harbors these coding sequences:
- a CDS encoding glycerophosphodiester phosphodiesterase encodes MQLVAHRGFDKQYSANTVAAVERAIQNADMVELDIRRCASGELVVAHNALVDIDIDGIDRVDELTATELAALDAHDGEGVQTLNTVLDMVPAEVGVNLELKDPKITEQALTVAESVPNEVIISSFDPDALHDVHPEENTNVELAYVLGATPDDDLAVAMDLDCAFVHPNAWLCLLTGVVARAHDAGLAVNAWTVDSRPGAWALSRRGVDGLIASSPHVVDWVN; translated from the coding sequence ATGCAACTCGTCGCCCATCGTGGCTTCGATAAGCAGTACTCCGCGAACACCGTTGCAGCTGTCGAAAGGGCGATTCAAAACGCCGATATGGTCGAACTCGACATTCGTCGGTGTGCATCGGGCGAGCTTGTCGTCGCACATAACGCTCTGGTTGACATCGATATCGACGGTATTGACCGAGTTGACGAGTTGACTGCCACAGAACTCGCCGCTCTTGATGCTCACGACGGAGAGGGTGTCCAGACGCTCAACACCGTTCTCGACATGGTTCCCGCCGAGGTGGGTGTTAATCTTGAGTTGAAGGATCCCAAAATCACAGAACAGGCCCTTACAGTAGCCGAATCGGTCCCAAATGAAGTGATTATCTCGTCGTTCGACCCCGATGCTCTTCATGATGTCCACCCTGAAGAGAACACGAACGTTGAATTAGCATACGTACTCGGGGCAACCCCTGACGACGACCTGGCGGTCGCGATGGATCTTGACTGCGCGTTCGTCCACCCGAATGCGTGGTTATGCCTGCTGACCGGTGTCGTCGCCAGAGCTCATGACGCAGGACTGGCGGTTAACGCATGGACCGTTGATTCCCGCCCAGGAGCATGGGCACTCTCTCGGCGTGGCGTCGACGGGCTCATCGCGAGTTCACCACATGTGGTGGATTGGGTCAACTAA
- a CDS encoding pentapeptide repeat-containing protein has translation MEDVRLADARFEYTIPNDQHISSKDIVPEATLDGGDFSDADLSGACLIAIDLSDENLSCADLFDSSVFNAILSDADLSGANLVNTNLEEWSPIIDEPFFDPTDGKINND, from the coding sequence GTGGAGGATGTTCGGCTCGCGGATGCCCGGTTTGAGTACACAATCCCTAATGACCAGCATATCTCGTCGAAAGATATCGTTCCAGAGGCCACCCTCGATGGGGGTGACTTCTCTGATGCAGACCTCTCTGGTGCTTGTCTAATCGCAATTGACCTTTCTGATGAGAACCTCTCTTGTGCAGACCTCTTTGATTCCTCCGTTTTCAATGCTATCCTCTCCGATGCTGATCTGTCTGGTGCCAACCTGGTAAACACTAATCTCGAAGAATGGAGCCCGATCATTGATGAACCGTTTTTTGACCCTACTGATGGCAAAATCAATAATGATTAA
- a CDS encoding DUF4397 domain-containing protein, translating to MSSDDPNTTRRRVLFGVGAGATVGLAGCLGNSDDGDAGTDTDTDTPTEEPTNTPTDEETPTEEPEGTANVRVAHLSPNAPNVDVYVDGSVVLEDVPFGAVSEYLEVPAGEREIEITAAGDADTSVFAGAVPVEADTDYTVAATGELGDMADQTFEPLVLEDDNSEPGSDTARIRAVHASPDAPTIDITTASNGDALFDAVEYGESGYVEVPAGEYTLEIRGDTDASDGDVVAEFDVSLAGGQVYTAFAAGYLSPDDEPGDTPFDLLVSQDTNGGMMSTSPGNVRVSHMSPNAPNVDVYVDESVVLEDVPFGTTSDYLELPAGDHTVEITAAGDPETSVFSGTVPIEADTDYTIVAAGELGDMVDQTFEPLILEDDNSSPGEDTARVRAVHVSPDAPAVDITASSTGDTLFNGVGFSGSGYTEVPANDYTLQIRGDTESNDGEVVADFDVSLNGGQVYTAFAAGYLSPDDEPQDVAFDLFVTQDTSEMSN from the coding sequence ATGTCATCAGACGATCCAAACACGACACGACGGCGCGTACTCTTTGGCGTTGGTGCTGGAGCGACAGTTGGACTCGCTGGCTGTCTTGGTAACAGTGACGATGGCGATGCCGGTACTGATACCGATACCGATACACCGACTGAAGAGCCAACAAACACACCGACAGATGAGGAAACGCCGACTGAGGAACCTGAGGGAACCGCTAACGTCCGCGTAGCGCATCTGTCACCGAACGCCCCGAACGTTGATGTATATGTGGATGGTTCAGTGGTCCTCGAAGACGTCCCCTTCGGTGCAGTGAGCGAGTACCTCGAAGTTCCTGCCGGCGAGCGCGAAATTGAGATCACCGCAGCGGGTGACGCCGATACCTCGGTCTTCGCTGGAGCAGTCCCAGTCGAGGCAGACACAGATTATACCGTTGCCGCAACCGGCGAACTCGGCGACATGGCAGACCAAACGTTCGAACCGCTTGTCCTCGAAGATGATAATAGCGAACCTGGTAGCGACACTGCCCGCATCCGAGCCGTCCACGCTTCCCCAGACGCGCCGACTATTGACATTACCACTGCGTCCAACGGTGATGCCCTCTTTGACGCCGTCGAGTACGGTGAATCCGGCTACGTAGAGGTTCCTGCGGGCGAGTACACACTTGAGATTCGCGGTGACACCGACGCTAGCGACGGTGACGTGGTCGCCGAATTCGACGTGAGCCTCGCTGGTGGACAGGTGTACACAGCCTTCGCCGCCGGCTATCTCAGCCCCGATGATGAACCGGGAGACACTCCCTTTGATCTACTTGTCTCACAGGACACCAACGGCGGGATGATGTCGACGAGTCCGGGGAATGTCCGAGTGTCACACATGTCACCGAACGCTCCGAATGTGGACGTGTATGTTGACGAGTCAGTCGTTCTTGAAGACGTTCCGTTCGGAACAACGAGTGATTACCTCGAACTTCCGGCCGGTGACCACACTGTCGAGATCACTGCGGCTGGCGACCCAGAGACTTCGGTCTTCTCGGGTACCGTACCTATCGAGGCAGACACAGACTATACCATCGTCGCAGCCGGTGAGCTTGGCGACATGGTAGATCAGACGTTCGAACCACTAATACTCGAAGATGACAATTCGAGCCCCGGCGAGGATACCGCGCGGGTCCGGGCGGTCCACGTGTCCCCTGACGCTCCAGCTGTTGACATTACAGCCAGTTCGACGGGAGACACGCTGTTTAATGGAGTCGGGTTCAGTGGGTCAGGTTACACAGAGGTTCCTGCGAACGACTACACCCTCCAGATCAGAGGCGATACCGAGAGCAACGATGGCGAGGTGGTTGCTGACTTTGATGTGAGTCTGAACGGCGGGCAGGTGTACACTGCTTTCGCCGCCGGCTATCTTAGCCCAGACGACGAACCACAGGATGTAGCTTTCGACCTGTTCGTGACACAAGATACGAGTGAAATGTCAAACTAA
- a CDS encoding DNA double-strand break repair nuclease NurA — protein sequence MPLYDRELVSKLEDQAEDFKVPEERKQSVREYRDAFDNVSSNYSKEEVQEALSEDEFPGALPTDEFDKVSGFSVDFDQSWSSHEEVNVWAVDVLEDRVMIAADGSQIEPIDEFDQPVGLAQAVWLINRHKRGKDYTRDVDMEVLTPEDLLYKDPNTGYVQVDEQEVSVSRFELEMKVLCERIEEYADAERPPVVMYDGSLEISFIQTFDQNTQERYAKAMSRLLAASRHHEVPVIGFTSGSKGRDLAVMLEHLNEVDAPQKVRDFRVLLQELGNWGDRSVLFQTQRGSTMNRLSTSYHGGEYDFSDRLLFTYLNTGSGQSLDRVGIPKWVHEEEMVDEVLSTVRAQAAVGRGFPEILSAADADAVISNTDRDRFLEIMQTFSEANDIDIRWVDKALNKRRRRR from the coding sequence ATGCCGTTGTATGATAGAGAGCTCGTTAGCAAGCTTGAGGATCAAGCAGAGGATTTCAAAGTACCTGAGGAGCGTAAGCAGTCGGTCAGAGAATACAGAGATGCGTTTGATAACGTTTCGTCGAACTACTCGAAAGAGGAAGTACAAGAGGCGTTATCGGAGGACGAATTCCCAGGTGCGCTGCCGACTGATGAATTCGATAAGGTCTCTGGTTTCTCGGTCGATTTCGACCAGTCGTGGAGCAGCCACGAGGAGGTGAATGTATGGGCGGTTGACGTGTTGGAAGATCGGGTTATGATCGCGGCGGATGGCTCCCAGATCGAGCCGATAGATGAATTTGATCAACCAGTCGGACTGGCACAGGCGGTCTGGCTCATTAACCGGCATAAGCGAGGGAAGGATTACACCCGTGATGTGGACATGGAAGTATTGACTCCGGAGGATCTACTGTATAAGGATCCGAACACTGGATATGTGCAGGTGGATGAGCAAGAGGTCTCCGTCTCACGTTTTGAACTGGAGATGAAGGTGCTGTGTGAGCGGATTGAGGAGTACGCTGATGCGGAGAGACCGCCTGTCGTGATGTACGATGGGTCTCTGGAGATTTCATTCATCCAGACTTTCGACCAGAATACCCAGGAAAGGTATGCTAAGGCGATGTCACGACTGCTAGCGGCAAGCAGGCACCACGAAGTGCCGGTTATCGGATTTACCTCCGGGTCGAAGGGTCGCGACTTGGCTGTGATGTTAGAGCACTTGAACGAGGTAGATGCCCCTCAGAAGGTCCGTGATTTCCGCGTGCTGCTTCAGGAACTCGGGAACTGGGGTGACCGGTCGGTCCTGTTCCAGACTCAAAGAGGATCGACAATGAACCGGCTGTCGACAAGTTATCATGGCGGTGAGTATGACTTCTCCGACCGATTGCTGTTTACATATCTGAACACCGGATCAGGGCAGTCTTTGGATCGGGTTGGAATTCCGAAGTGGGTTCACGAAGAGGAAATGGTCGATGAGGTATTGTCCACGGTTCGGGCACAGGCAGCGGTCGGTCGAGGGTTCCCAGAGATTCTCTCTGCGGCGGACGCGGATGCAGTGATTAGTAACACGGATCGAGATAGGTTTCTTGAAATAATGCAGACGTTTTCCGAAGCGAATGACATTGATATTCGCTGGGTCGATAAGGCATTAAACAAGAGACGGAGGAGGCGGTAA
- a CDS encoding hybrid sensor histidine kinase/response regulator: MATRQRRERRDTIRVLHVDDHSDFAEMVTTFLERENDRFETEAVASASDGLARLADSSFDCVISDYDMPDADGIEFLKTVREKYPELPFILFTGKGSETVASEAISAGVTDYLQKSSGTEQYKLLAHRITNAVEQSQSKQRVQEEQQRFRTLFDRLSQPTVEVRYKNSEPIVTQVNSAFEDVFGYESNNIVGDSLDAHIVPDDRIDEAESMNQYVQAGGRLESREVIRETADGLRQFLLENAVCDNGLGGFFIYTDISDRVEREETLERNRDLLRHTEQLATVGGWEADVETGEIFWTRGTYAIHDLDPTGEFEPSVETAIEFYHPDDQAAVEQAVEKCRTQGEAYEVDVRLITAEDEEKWVCITGEAVYDGDDIVKIQGAICDITQQRKRRQELEQIETLFQNTQDHLFLINVDESFTIERLNPAWEATPGISVEESRGRTIQEVLGGKEAQKVEEKYQKCVEQRKELEYEERVRFGDEYIQWETRLAPVIVDDEVEYIAGSSRDITERHERRQELSKLKQQYQTLAENFPNGAVYLIDDNFEYVRARGEALKQADLSPADIEGHTPHEVFPDELADETCKHFEQAFNGNTTVVEQEYRNKRYRIRVTPVDGNGNTTKTNTETETEIARVMAVAQDITQYVEDRRELHRQNKQLDEFASVVSHDLRNPLTVAKGNLELLREECDSDDQREQVDKIDSALTRMDELIESILTLARANEQIGSVESVNLAELSQNCWQNVETTDATIHLDITATQTVTVKADVNRLAQLLENLMRNAIEHARNQDDNVDKNENVTITIGELTDGFYIADDGDGISESDRDDVFEAGYTTSKHGTGFGLSIVKQVVEAHGWEISITESADGGARFEVTNVEMSRSESTQLESNRMNSE; encoded by the coding sequence ATGGCTACTCGGCAGAGACGTGAACGCAGGGATACAATCCGCGTTCTCCATGTCGATGACCACTCAGACTTCGCTGAGATGGTGACGACATTTCTTGAACGAGAAAATGACCGATTTGAGACCGAAGCCGTCGCGAGTGCAAGTGATGGGCTCGCTCGGCTCGCTGATTCATCATTCGACTGCGTTATTTCTGATTATGACATGCCTGACGCAGACGGGATCGAATTTCTCAAGACTGTGCGTGAGAAGTACCCTGAACTCCCATTTATTCTGTTTACTGGTAAGGGGTCTGAGACAGTCGCCAGTGAAGCTATCTCTGCTGGAGTGACTGATTATCTGCAAAAATCATCTGGAACGGAACAGTATAAATTGTTAGCTCATCGAATCACAAATGCTGTTGAGCAGTCACAGAGTAAACAACGAGTGCAGGAAGAACAACAGCGATTTCGCACCCTTTTCGACCGCCTCTCACAACCCACTGTGGAGGTGCGGTATAAAAACAGTGAGCCAATCGTCACTCAAGTGAACTCGGCTTTCGAGGATGTGTTTGGGTATGAAAGTAATAATATCGTTGGTGACTCCCTCGACGCTCACATTGTTCCTGATGACCGAATCGATGAAGCCGAATCGATGAATCAATATGTCCAAGCGGGTGGTCGTCTCGAGTCGAGAGAGGTTATTCGTGAGACTGCCGACGGTCTCCGCCAGTTCCTTCTTGAAAACGCTGTCTGCGATAATGGCTTAGGCGGATTTTTTATTTATACAGATATCTCTGATCGAGTAGAACGTGAAGAAACGCTTGAGCGGAATCGTGACTTGCTCCGACATACTGAACAATTGGCTACTGTCGGTGGGTGGGAGGCTGATGTTGAAACCGGCGAGATATTTTGGACGCGTGGAACATACGCAATTCACGATCTTGATCCCACTGGGGAATTCGAGCCATCGGTTGAGACTGCAATCGAATTTTATCACCCCGATGATCAAGCGGCAGTTGAGCAAGCGGTCGAAAAGTGTCGTACACAGGGCGAAGCATACGAAGTTGATGTCCGATTGATTACCGCTGAGGATGAAGAAAAATGGGTATGTATTACTGGTGAGGCTGTATACGACGGTGACGATATCGTTAAGATTCAAGGTGCGATCTGTGATATCACCCAGCAACGAAAGCGTCGTCAGGAACTCGAACAGATTGAAACGCTATTTCAGAATACTCAAGATCACCTGTTTTTGATTAACGTTGATGAATCATTCACAATCGAGCGGCTCAATCCAGCTTGGGAAGCCACACCAGGAATCTCGGTTGAGGAGAGTCGTGGGCGAACGATACAGGAAGTTTTGGGTGGGAAGGAGGCACAGAAGGTCGAAGAAAAGTATCAGAAATGCGTCGAACAACGGAAAGAACTCGAGTATGAGGAGCGGGTCCGGTTTGGAGATGAGTATATCCAGTGGGAAACCAGACTTGCTCCAGTCATTGTTGATGATGAGGTTGAATATATTGCTGGTTCAAGCCGTGACATTACTGAGAGGCACGAACGCAGACAAGAACTCTCAAAGCTGAAACAGCAATATCAAACGTTGGCAGAGAACTTTCCCAATGGAGCGGTGTACCTAATCGACGACAATTTCGAGTATGTTCGTGCTCGCGGTGAAGCATTGAAGCAAGCTGATCTGTCACCTGCGGATATTGAGGGTCACACACCACATGAAGTGTTTCCGGATGAACTCGCGGATGAAACATGCAAACACTTCGAACAGGCGTTCAACGGGAATACCACTGTTGTCGAACAGGAGTATAGAAATAAACGATACCGAATTCGGGTGACACCTGTGGATGGTAACGGCAATACAACAAAGACAAACACAGAGACAGAAACAGAGATTGCACGCGTGATGGCAGTGGCACAAGACATCACACAGTACGTCGAGGACAGACGGGAACTCCACCGTCAGAACAAACAATTGGATGAGTTTGCAAGCGTTGTGAGCCATGACCTGCGGAATCCACTCACGGTTGCAAAAGGGAACTTGGAACTTCTTCGTGAGGAGTGTGATAGTGACGATCAGCGTGAACAAGTCGATAAGATTGACTCGGCATTAACTCGGATGGACGAACTAATTGAAAGTATTCTCACGTTAGCCCGTGCAAATGAGCAAATTGGGAGTGTCGAATCAGTCAATCTCGCTGAATTGTCTCAGAACTGTTGGCAGAATGTTGAGACAACCGATGCAACAATCCATCTCGATATTACTGCCACCCAGACTGTCACGGTAAAAGCAGATGTAAATCGCCTTGCACAGTTACTTGAGAATTTGATGCGGAATGCAATTGAGCATGCACGGAATCAGGATGATAATGTCGATAAGAACGAGAATGTGACAATCACGATTGGTGAACTCACGGATGGGTTTTATATTGCAGACGACGGAGACGGAATCTCTGAGAGTGATCGAGATGACGTGTTTGAGGCGGGCTATACAACGAGCAAACATGGCACTGGATTTGGACTCTCAATCGTGAAGCAAGTGGTTGAAGCTCACGGATGGGAAATATCCATTACCGAAAGTGCTGATGGCGGAGCGCGCTTCGAAGTGACTAACGTTGAGATGAGTCGAAGTGAGTCAACTCAACTTGAGTCGAATCGGATGAACTCAGAGTGA
- a CDS encoding ribbon-helix-helix domain-containing protein, with protein sequence MKYASVSVKFPVELDTEIERFLDETGIYTNKSEFIKEACRSHLRELNDDTAIAALRLEQLLAQAEQSRQSDSDIDAELAALGEKVDADDLEQAVEEARKETSEQVYGSDA encoded by the coding sequence ATGAAATACGCGAGTGTCAGCGTCAAGTTCCCGGTCGAACTCGACACCGAAATCGAGCGATTCCTCGATGAAACGGGGATCTACACGAATAAGAGCGAGTTCATCAAGGAAGCATGCCGATCCCATCTCCGAGAACTCAATGACGACACGGCGATCGCCGCGCTTCGGCTCGAGCAATTGCTGGCGCAGGCCGAGCAGAGCCGCCAGTCCGATAGCGATATCGACGCAGAGCTCGCAGCACTCGGAGAGAAAGTCGATGCGGACGACCTCGAACAGGCCGTCGAAGAGGCACGGAAAGAGACGTCCGAGCAGGTGTACGGGTCTGACGCGTGA
- a CDS encoding DUF7558 family protein: MQQTLSGCAFCDSPPGSQMGEAHTWGKDERVTHPICVDCAVQDRPDPEERDHHTCDGCGLVVDALAALTRFRVELGHLEGPLQFCARCNPGGLATYWTRDLEEHLVQEVSE; the protein is encoded by the coding sequence ATGCAACAGACGCTCTCCGGGTGTGCGTTCTGCGATTCACCGCCTGGGTCACAGATGGGCGAGGCGCATACGTGGGGGAAAGACGAACGGGTGACACACCCGATCTGTGTCGACTGTGCCGTCCAAGATCGGCCGGATCCCGAGGAGCGCGACCACCACACCTGCGACGGGTGTGGGCTCGTCGTCGACGCCCTCGCAGCACTCACGCGCTTCCGTGTGGAACTCGGTCATCTCGAGGGGCCGCTCCAGTTCTGTGCGCGATGTAATCCCGGCGGACTTGCAACGTACTGGACGCGCGACCTCGAGGAGCATCTTGTCCAAGAGGTCAGCGAATAA
- a CDS encoding MarR family transcriptional regulator: MSSGTIDIDEFENADADEFEERNDTERIVLFLDKNDDRAWKATTIAEQLGLDTDAVSAILSRLKERGLVRHKRPYWAITDDEERLQSAYRLHRHHETADEHYGEERLEELQTDEMEDVQ; encoded by the coding sequence ATGTCAAGCGGTACCATCGATATCGACGAGTTTGAGAACGCTGACGCCGACGAATTCGAGGAGCGGAATGATACTGAGCGGATCGTGCTGTTCCTCGACAAGAATGACGACCGGGCGTGGAAGGCGACAACAATCGCCGAACAACTCGGGCTGGATACAGACGCCGTCAGTGCAATTCTCTCGCGATTGAAGGAACGCGGTCTCGTGCGGCACAAGCGCCCGTACTGGGCGATCACGGACGATGAGGAACGGCTCCAATCCGCCTACCGGCTCCACCGACACCACGAGACGGCAGACGAACACTACGGTGAGGAGCGTCTCGAGGAACTCCAGACCGACGAGATGGAAGACGTACAGTGA
- a CDS encoding DUF3368 domain-containing protein has protein sequence MWAWVFDATPLIYLAKVDRLALVQQLDGSCALPERVYEEVVETGLEQGYPDARRIERSVDADRFDIVSVETTPLLSRLQDNSNLSDADVAVLTCADAHDGVAVMDETYGRDVAAAEGITTRGTAYLVLKLASEGAISVDDARTMIDAMIDEGWYCAPDVYTKIIQKLESLAD, from the coding sequence ATGTGGGCATGGGTCTTCGACGCCACACCGCTCATCTACCTCGCGAAAGTCGACCGTCTCGCGCTTGTTCAGCAACTCGATGGGTCGTGCGCACTCCCGGAGCGCGTCTACGAGGAGGTCGTCGAAACTGGTCTCGAGCAGGGATATCCGGACGCCCGTCGCATCGAGCGCAGCGTCGATGCCGACAGGTTTGACATCGTGTCAGTTGAGACCACCCCGCTGCTGTCCCGCCTCCAGGATAATAGCAACCTCAGCGACGCCGATGTCGCTGTCCTCACCTGCGCCGACGCACATGATGGTGTGGCCGTGATGGATGAGACGTACGGGCGTGACGTTGCAGCGGCCGAGGGAATCACAACCCGGGGGACGGCATATCTCGTGCTGAAACTCGCTAGCGAGGGGGCGATCAGTGTCGACGATGCCCGAACCATGATTGATGCGATGATCGACGAGGGCTGGTACTGCGCCCCTGACGTCTATACGAAGATCATTCAGAAACTCGAGTCACTTGCGGACTGA
- a CDS encoding ATP-binding protein gives MTVGIVSGPGETANEFVFVTPDSTEIKTGEFVYYRSKVTVETEEGVVEEYRDIYARVTGREQERGYPNQFMANPDVAPDAVASKLGIASEGVDLYRVTASIIGYFDRQMGDFANPRVVPNPGKEVRMADADELESVLTDVDPASEGSAHIGELLHRDPGEVDVHLPVDSFAATHLSILASTGSGKSYTASVLIEEMMKPDSRAAVLVLDPHGEYGTLQQMQGIDEFESGGYSPDVEIKGSDDLKIRISELSFTDLMSVLSNPSDAQEAALRGAWNSLDDEIYLSAQNIIDQIGDDVNDSVVDALKWRLRSALGRDVFDESQNVPLTDILAPGQCSVLQMDGMGLIDQRMIATVLLRRINEERMLHEKGDEDSDLDFPVFILLEEGHRFAPADGEARSRGILSTILSEGRKFGIGVGIISQRPSKIDDDVLSQCKSQVIMEIQNPNDQDAVKRGVEDVGEDLLSELPGLTPGQAVIAGDTVNTPFMADIRARTTSHGAESLDATEEWSKAWQQRNSEPEGRRDADDEEGIQNRDIPLD, from the coding sequence ATGACTGTCGGCATTGTATCGGGTCCGGGGGAGACTGCTAACGAGTTTGTGTTCGTGACGCCAGATAGCACCGAGATCAAGACCGGTGAGTTCGTCTATTATCGAAGCAAAGTCACAGTTGAGACGGAGGAGGGTGTGGTAGAAGAGTATCGAGATATCTATGCTCGGGTTACGGGTCGTGAGCAGGAGCGTGGGTATCCGAATCAGTTCATGGCAAATCCGGATGTTGCGCCAGATGCGGTGGCCTCAAAGCTGGGGATTGCGTCTGAGGGTGTTGATCTGTATCGGGTGACTGCGAGTATTATCGGATACTTTGATAGGCAGATGGGTGACTTTGCGAATCCGCGGGTGGTACCGAATCCTGGTAAGGAGGTGCGGATGGCGGATGCGGATGAGTTGGAATCTGTTTTAACAGATGTGGATCCTGCGAGCGAGGGTTCGGCACATATCGGCGAGCTTCTGCATCGAGATCCTGGGGAGGTTGATGTTCACCTCCCGGTAGATAGTTTTGCAGCAACACACCTGTCGATCTTGGCTTCTACGGGCAGCGGAAAATCGTATACTGCCTCTGTGTTGATTGAGGAGATGATGAAGCCGGATTCCCGTGCCGCGGTCTTGGTGTTGGATCCACATGGGGAGTATGGCACGCTGCAGCAGATGCAGGGTATTGATGAATTTGAGTCGGGCGGGTATTCGCCTGATGTCGAGATCAAAGGATCGGATGACCTGAAGATCAGAATCTCTGAATTAAGTTTCACCGATTTGATGTCTGTTCTTTCTAATCCGTCTGATGCGCAGGAGGCGGCGTTGAGAGGGGCCTGGAATAGCTTAGATGATGAGATATATTTGTCGGCGCAGAACATTATCGACCAGATTGGCGATGATGTAAACGATAGCGTGGTCGACGCCTTAAAATGGCGGCTGCGTTCGGCGTTGGGTCGGGATGTTTTCGATGAGAGCCAGAATGTTCCGCTGACAGATATCTTGGCGCCGGGGCAGTGTAGCGTGCTTCAAATGGATGGGATGGGCTTGATTGATCAGCGGATGATTGCGACGGTGTTGTTACGCCGGATCAACGAGGAGCGGATGCTCCATGAGAAAGGAGACGAAGACAGTGACCTCGACTTCCCAGTATTCATTCTGTTGGAGGAGGGGCACCGTTTTGCGCCGGCGGACGGTGAGGCGCGTTCCCGGGGGATTTTAAGCACGATTTTGAGTGAGGGTCGGAAGTTTGGAATCGGTGTCGGGATTATCAGTCAGCGCCCGAGCAAGATCGATGACGATGTCCTCTCGCAGTGCAAGTCTCAGGTCATCATGGAGATTCAGAACCCGAACGACCAGGATGCGGTCAAGAGAGGTGTCGAAGATGTGGGTGAGGATCTGTTGTCGGAGCTCCCGGGTTTGACGCCGGGGCAGGCGGTGATCGCAGGTGATACGGTGAACACGCCGTTCATGGCAGATATTAGGGCACGTACGACGTCTCATGGTGCGGAGTCACTTGATGCGACAGAGGAGTGGTCAAAGGCGTGGCAACAGAGGAACAGCGAACCGGAAGGGCGGCGGGATGCCGATGATGAGGAAGGGATTCAGAATCGGGATATACCGCTGGACTGA
- a CDS encoding DUF4870 domain-containing protein, with amino-acid sequence MNSRADGDTTLAALAHASALIASFFGPILFLILCDDDDELVRENAKNAINFQIMILVLTLIAAVLILLIIGLFLLPLIGVIDLIFVLIATVKANNNEIYSYPLTPDIV; translated from the coding sequence ATGAACTCCCGCGCGGACGGCGACACCACCCTTGCAGCATTAGCCCACGCGTCAGCACTCATTGCATCATTTTTTGGCCCAATCCTGTTTCTGATACTTTGCGACGATGACGACGAATTGGTCCGCGAAAATGCAAAAAATGCAATTAATTTTCAAATAATGATACTTGTATTGACATTGATCGCAGCAGTTCTAATCCTTCTTATTATCGGGTTATTCCTACTTCCCCTGATTGGCGTGATTGACCTCATCTTCGTTCTTATCGCCACAGTAAAAGCAAATAACAATGAAATCTACAGCTATCCGCTGACGCCGGATATCGTCTGA
- a CDS encoding UPF0175 family protein: MGTISTRVPDELEAELEAYLEDEKLDRSTAVRKLLSEGLEEWRRERALDQLAAGTVTFSKAAELAGMSVWDFAQLAKERDITWVADDHLDADLEAL; encoded by the coding sequence ATGGGAACGATCTCGACACGCGTGCCCGACGAGTTGGAGGCCGAGCTCGAGGCGTATCTCGAAGACGAGAAGCTCGACCGGAGTACGGCCGTTCGGAAACTCCTCTCCGAGGGGCTCGAGGAGTGGCGTCGCGAACGGGCACTCGACCAGCTTGCGGCAGGTACCGTCACGTTTAGCAAGGCGGCTGAGCTGGCAGGGATGTCCGTCTGGGACTTTGCACAACTCGCCAAAGAGCGTGATATCACTTGGGTGGCGGACGACCATCTCGACGCAGATCTCGAGGCGCTGTGA
- a CDS encoding DsrE family protein yields the protein MTKAAVVILAGTESHADHGRLANGLEAAKEFAETDGDELEVVFDGAGTQWIPELEDKDSDYHELYQVVKADSSACDYCSDAFGVTDAVADSGIQLVGDHDGHPSIRSLVDDDYEIITF from the coding sequence ATGACGAAAGCAGCAGTCGTGATCCTTGCCGGAACGGAATCACACGCAGACCACGGTCGGCTCGCAAACGGGCTTGAAGCGGCTAAGGAGTTCGCCGAAACCGATGGCGACGAGCTTGAAGTTGTTTTCGATGGCGCCGGAACACAGTGGATTCCGGAACTCGAAGATAAAGATAGTGACTACCACGAACTCTATCAGGTGGTCAAGGCTGACTCCTCTGCTTGTGATTACTGCTCGGATGCTTTCGGTGTGACGGACGCTGTAGCTGACTCTGGTATCCAACTCGTCGGCGACCACGACGGTCACCCGAGCATCCGCTCGCTTGTCGACGACGACTATGAGATCATCACGTTCTGA